From one Bacteroidia bacterium genomic stretch:
- a CDS encoding cold shock domain-containing protein, whose protein sequence is MKNGTVKFFNSTKGYGFIKDDATDEEIFVHASGLIDEVKQGDQVTFETTEGRKGTNAINVRLA, encoded by the coding sequence ATGAAAAACGGAACAGTTAAGTTTTTTAACTCCACAAAGGGGTATGGCTTCATTAAAGATGACGCAACAGACGAAGAAATTTTTGTACACGCTTCAGGTCTTATTGACGAAGTGAAGCAAGGTGACCAAGTGACTTTTGAAACCACGGAAGGACGCAAAGGAACAAACGCCATCAATGTAAGATTGGCATAA
- a CDS encoding glyceraldehyde-3-phosphate dehydrogenase, producing the protein MDYKSQNGLPEVENQFEQGLNNWIKKERQAVDLLSITGELWFDRSVELVIFRRRLIDSSPNEILNHHMRAKIIIKRELSVGLTLALAQAIAAMDIAPSRLDLGRLGNEWLNEQEKYEDMNGFLNEKLKNFLGDDKCTFAPKDVVLYGFGRIGRLAARGLISQTGTGKQLRLRAIVARSNGTDQLEKRAELLRNDSIHGPFRGSITIDAENECLIINGQPVKIISADKPEDVDYTAYDIHDALIIDNTGVFRDREGLSRHLQAKGADRVLLTAPGKGDLPNVVYGINHDSVPDKEKIVSAASCTTNAIVPVLKVLEDNLGIEFGHIETVHSYTNDQNLLDNIHKKYRRGRAAALNLVITETGAGSAVAKALPELKGKLTGNAVRVPTPNGSLAILNLTFKKTTTKEAVNEMLRNASLFGDLVEQIEFSESYELVSSDIVGNHHPSVVDGAATIVSPSGNHAVIYIWYDNEFGYTHQVIRFAKHLAGVRRMTYY; encoded by the coding sequence ATGGATTATAAATCGCAGAATGGATTGCCTGAAGTGGAGAATCAGTTTGAGCAAGGGCTGAATAACTGGATCAAAAAGGAAAGGCAGGCCGTTGACCTGTTGAGCATTACAGGTGAACTTTGGTTTGACAGATCGGTGGAACTGGTAATTTTTCGCAGAAGGCTTATTGATTCGAGTCCGAATGAAATTTTGAATCATCACATGCGGGCTAAGATCATCATTAAACGGGAGCTTTCTGTAGGCCTTACGCTGGCCCTGGCGCAGGCCATTGCCGCTATGGATATTGCACCTTCCCGTCTTGACCTGGGCAGGCTTGGAAACGAATGGCTGAATGAACAGGAAAAGTATGAGGATATGAATGGATTCTTAAATGAGAAACTCAAAAACTTTCTTGGCGATGATAAATGCACTTTCGCACCAAAGGACGTAGTGCTCTATGGCTTTGGCCGCATTGGCAGGCTGGCCGCCCGAGGCTTAATTTCCCAGACAGGAACTGGCAAACAGCTTCGCCTCCGGGCAATAGTGGCACGAAGCAATGGCACAGACCAACTGGAGAAGCGGGCCGAATTACTGCGCAATGATTCCATTCATGGTCCCTTCAGAGGAAGCATCACGATAGATGCTGAAAATGAATGCCTGATCATAAACGGACAGCCGGTAAAGATCATTTCTGCTGACAAACCGGAAGACGTGGATTACACAGCATATGATATTCATGATGCATTGATTATAGACAATACAGGCGTTTTTCGCGATCGTGAAGGATTGAGCCGCCATTTACAGGCAAAAGGTGCTGACCGCGTACTTCTGACCGCACCCGGAAAAGGAGACTTGCCTAATGTAGTTTATGGAATTAATCATGACTCCGTTCCGGATAAGGAAAAGATCGTGAGTGCGGCATCCTGTACTACCAATGCGATAGTTCCCGTGCTCAAGGTGCTGGAAGATAATCTCGGTATAGAATTCGGCCATATTGAAACGGTACATAGCTACACCAATGATCAGAATTTGCTGGACAACATCCATAAGAAATACCGCAGAGGCCGCGCGGCTGCGCTCAACCTGGTCATTACCGAAACGGGAGCAGGCTCAGCGGTGGCGAAGGCGCTACCGGAACTGAAAGGGAAGCTCACAGGAAATGCCGTGCGGGTTCCCACACCCAATGGTTCGCTGGCCATTCTCAATCTGACATTTAAGAAAACCACTACCAAAGAAGCGGTAAATGAAATGCTCAGAAATGCTTCACTTTTTGGTGACCTCGTGGAACAGATAGAGTTTTCTGAAAGCTACGAACTCGTATCATCTGACATTGTGGGAAATCATCATCCCAGCGTGGTGGATGGCGCGGCTACCATTGTTTCACCAAGTGGCAACCATGCTGTGATATACATTTGGTATGACAATGAATTTGGCTACACACACCAGGTAATCCGATTTGCCAAACACCTGGCAGGCGTTCGCAGGATGACCTATTATTAA
- a CDS encoding MBL fold metallo-hydrolase: MEIKFIGTGGAFDYEYLNSSALLTMEGRTLLIDCGHAIYPALRKANKANEVTHLLVTHTHDDHVGSLSVLILHHHYFAPKKLTLLYQDEDFLNTLKSFFSHTLGDISEYVELQPLSEVDGITAIETTKHHVDYLRTFAFIFEENGQRIAYSGDLGDASILFEVLDKLPEKDTTVFHDIFFEKNISTHTYYKQLEKYLNRYAIFGYHCDPRKNPQDNPIPLVQNEPEFLLRGT, from the coding sequence ATGGAAATCAAATTTATCGGCACAGGGGGCGCATTCGACTATGAGTATCTTAATTCCTCGGCTTTGCTAACGATGGAAGGCCGTACGCTCCTGATTGACTGCGGCCATGCTATATATCCTGCACTGCGAAAAGCAAACAAAGCCAACGAGGTAACCCACCTCCTGGTAACGCACACGCATGACGACCACGTGGGAAGCCTGTCTGTGCTCATCCTGCATCACCATTATTTTGCCCCGAAAAAATTGACGCTGTTATATCAGGATGAGGATTTTTTGAACACATTGAAATCCTTCTTTTCCCATACGCTGGGAGATATTTCCGAATATGTGGAATTGCAGCCGCTGTCAGAGGTTGACGGTATTACAGCCATTGAAACCACAAAGCACCATGTGGACTACCTCCGCACTTTCGCATTCATTTTTGAGGAAAACGGGCAACGGATTGCTTACTCTGGTGATCTAGGCGATGCTTCAATACTCTTCGAAGTTTTGGATAAACTCCCCGAAAAAGACACTACTGTTTTTCATGATATTTTCTTCGAGAAAAATATTTCCACACATACTTATTATAAGCAATTGGAAAAATACCTGAATCGGTATGCCATTTTCGGTTACCATTGCGACCCCCGAAAAAATCCACAGGATAATCCTATACCGCTTGTGCAAAATGAACCGGAATTTCTTCTTCGAGGTACGTGA
- the bshB1 gene encoding bacillithiol biosynthesis deacetylase BshB1: protein MKVDLLVITAHPDDAELCCGGTIIAHTSAGKSVGIVDLTQGELGTRGTAKIRLKEAEEAGKIMGISFRENLGFADGFFKNDDAHRLKVMQQVRRFQPEIVISNAPHDRHPDHGRASDLVSEACFLSGLRRIETEWEGEPQREWRPARMYKFVQFNYIEPDIIVDISAHLDKKLEAIRAFKSQFHDPASKEPDTILTSRHFLEQIKARNLDWGFRIGAYAGEGFIADQKLAVRSLFDLA, encoded by the coding sequence ATGAAAGTTGATTTACTTGTAATAACTGCCCATCCTGACGATGCAGAATTATGCTGTGGCGGGACCATCATCGCCCACACGAGTGCAGGAAAATCTGTTGGCATTGTGGACCTTACCCAAGGAGAACTCGGTACACGCGGCACAGCAAAAATCCGCTTAAAGGAGGCAGAGGAAGCCGGAAAAATTATGGGCATCAGCTTTCGCGAGAACCTGGGTTTTGCGGATGGCTTTTTCAAGAATGATGATGCTCACCGGCTTAAAGTTATGCAGCAGGTCAGGCGCTTCCAGCCGGAGATTGTTATCAGCAACGCTCCCCATGACAGGCATCCTGACCATGGCCGTGCTTCGGATCTGGTGTCTGAGGCCTGCTTTCTGTCCGGGCTCAGGCGTATAGAAACGGAGTGGGAGGGAGAGCCGCAACGAGAATGGCGGCCAGCACGGATGTACAAGTTCGTCCAGTTCAATTATATAGAGCCGGACATTATTGTGGATATTTCAGCGCATCTGGACAAAAAGCTTGAGGCAATCCGTGCATTCAAATCCCAATTCCACGATCCTGCGAGCAAAGAACCCGATACCATTCTCACCTCCAGGCATTTCTTAGAGCAGATCAAAGCGCGTAATCTTGATTGGGGTTTTCGCATAGGTGCTTATGCGGGGGAAGGTTTTATTGCGGATCAGAAGCTTGCAGTGAGGAGCTTATTTGATTTGGCTTAA
- a CDS encoding MBL fold metallo-hydrolase: MKLHAIHAGYFKLDGGAMHGVVPKKLWEKKNPPDENNLCTWDTRLLLVEYDEKRVLIDSGLGNKQSDKFFSYYEPHGPKLIESLEKAGFAPEDITDNFLTHLHFDHVGGAVKWKDDHTGYELTFPKATYWSHKRHWYHAMHPNAREKASFLEENLEPIQDARRLELLEEPDEVFPGFSFILVNGHTDSQMLPVIRFGSHTIIYVADLIPSAAHIPTAWVMGYDIRPLETMKEKANLLTEAAEKNFILFFEHDPKVECCTVEKTDKGIRIRETFSLADIEGK; encoded by the coding sequence ATGAAGTTACACGCAATACATGCCGGATATTTTAAATTGGACGGAGGCGCTATGCATGGCGTAGTTCCAAAAAAACTATGGGAGAAGAAAAACCCGCCTGATGAAAATAATCTCTGCACCTGGGACACGCGGCTACTCCTGGTGGAATATGATGAAAAACGGGTGCTGATTGACAGCGGCCTGGGAAATAAGCAGAGCGATAAATTTTTTAGCTATTACGAGCCGCACGGACCTAAACTGATCGAAAGCCTGGAAAAGGCAGGCTTTGCACCGGAGGATATCACTGATAATTTCCTGACGCATCTGCATTTTGATCATGTGGGAGGCGCTGTGAAATGGAAAGACGACCATACCGGCTATGAACTCACATTTCCAAAGGCAACTTACTGGAGCCACAAACGCCATTGGTATCACGCCATGCATCCTAATGCCCGTGAAAAAGCCTCCTTCCTGGAAGAAAACCTGGAACCCATACAAGATGCCCGCAGGCTGGAACTGCTTGAAGAACCGGATGAGGTTTTCCCTGGATTTTCGTTTATCCTGGTGAATGGACACACTGACAGCCAGATGCTCCCCGTGATCCGCTTTGGAAGTCACACCATAATATATGTAGCAGACCTCATCCCTTCTGCTGCGCATATTCCAACTGCATGGGTTATGGGATACGATATTCGTCCTTTGGAAACGATGAAGGAGAAAGCGAATCTATTAACAGAAGCAGCCGAGAAAAACTTCATCCTCTTTTTTGAGCACGATCCGAAAGTCGAATGTTGTACAGTGGAAAAAACGGACAAAGGAATCAGGATCAGGGAAACCTTTTCGCTTGCGGACATTGAAGGAAAGTGA
- a CDS encoding Uma2 family endonuclease — protein MGRPVGADLWDTICHGPGPCYKHQFVVAKLMVHLHLAVESFSSCEVLLSPFDWKINEDTIVEPDLMVICYFLGDVLFLEKPPELVVEILSPHNREKDLVTKFDLYRKQKVKYYLVVDADKKEVTIFEYKNDSYQKVGELSMDSFDFELSACNFSLDFSRIWPDF, from the coding sequence ATGGGAAGGCCGGTGGGAGCTGATTTATGGGATACCATTTGCCATGGCCCCGGCCCGTGTTATAAACATCAATTTGTTGTCGCAAAATTGATGGTTCATCTCCACCTCGCTGTGGAATCTTTTAGTAGTTGCGAGGTGCTGCTCTCGCCCTTTGACTGGAAGATTAACGAGGACACCATTGTGGAACCTGATCTAATGGTAATATGCTACTTCTTGGGCGATGTATTGTTTCTGGAAAAACCGCCCGAACTGGTAGTAGAAATTCTTTCTCCTCACAACCGGGAAAAGGACCTGGTCACCAAATTTGACCTTTACCGAAAGCAGAAAGTAAAATATTATCTGGTGGTAGATGCCGATAAAAAAGAGGTGACCATTTTTGAATATAAAAATGATTCATATCAGAAGGTTGGGGAACTTAGCATGGACAGCTTCGATTTTGAACTCAGCGCCTGCAATTTCTCCCTTGACTTTAGCCGGATATGGCCGGATTTCTAA